In Meriones unguiculatus strain TT.TT164.6M chromosome 13 unlocalized genomic scaffold, Bangor_MerUng_6.1 Chr13_unordered_Scaffold_41, whole genome shotgun sequence, the following are encoded in one genomic region:
- the LOC132651218 gene encoding NEDD4-binding protein 1-like, with product MAAVLWALITITITSLLVLVLAAVLLYFLSKKLGPICAQQECTSTAFGKAELLQEVVVVQQAKLAVMLLRLQRHEKGEVREPRALKEETSLRDGSGGRDGQPVEPQSPLALKETKQGQRPPPPFPLAQGGTPDKGDSPEPKPRCPPLSEPLLQQPRLFPSGTGSAALGGSSEEPTASVTGVQRFQEALKTPYSLALRNEPSRADLKHVVIDGSNVAMAHSLKKFFSCRGIALAVEYFWKLGNRNITVFVPKWRTRRDPHVTEQHLLGQLQELGIVALTPARMVSRERISSHDDRFLLHLAENTGGGIIMTNDNLREFVTESASWREIVARRLLQYTFMGDIFMIPDDPLGRQGPQLDKFLQKDLFPPEKSPSPSPSPSPGPSPSPSSSPSPSPSHWPPPQNHGASPSPGLPQQQLFTAPVTLSRMQQKLGRPAQRSWAETSELREALMSIFPDSEQKQKIDQILLAHPSTMDLNALSGLVLDAKLG from the exons ATGGCGGCAGTTCTTTGGGCCTTGATCACCATCACGATCACCAGCCTGCTTGTACTTGTACTTGCAGCCGtccttctctactttctctcCAAGAAGCTTGGACCAATATGTGCCCAACAAGAATGCACCTCAACAGcctttggaaaagcagaactACTGCAAGAAGTGGTAGTCGTGCAACAAGCGAAATTAGCTGTGATGTTACTGAGGCTGCAGAGACACGAGAAAGGGGAAGTGAGAGAACCGAGGGCCCTCAAAGAAGAAACTAGTTTACGTGATGGGTCAGGGGGCCGGGATGGACAGCCCGTGGAACCTCAGTCGCCGCTGGCTCTGAAGGAAACCAAACAGGGGCAGCGACCCCCACCACCTTTCCCATTGGCCCAGGGAGGAACACCTGACAAAG GGGACTCGCCTGAGCCTAAGCCGAGGTGTCCCCCACTTTCTGAGCCTCTCCTTCAGCAGCCCCGGCTGTTTCCTTCAGGGACAGGATCCGCAGCATTGGGCGGATCCTCTGAGGAACCCACTGCTTCGGTCACAGGGGTTCAGAGATTTCAAGAGGCCCTCAAGACCCCATACAGTCTGGCCTTGAGAAATGAGCCCAGCAGAGCAGATCTGAAGCATGTGGTGATAGACGGGAGTAACGTGGCCATGGCCCACAGCCTGAAAAAGTTCTTCAGTTGCCGCGGAATAGCCCTCGCCGTGGAGTATTTCTGGAAGCTTGGTAACAGAAACATCACCGTGTTTGTCCCGAAGTGGAGAACGAGACGAGATCCTCACGTCACTGAACAGCACCTGTTGGGCCAGCTCCAGGAGCTCGGCATAGTGGCTCTGACTCCTGCCCGGATGGTCTCCCGAGAAAGAATCTCTTCTCATGATGACAGGTTCCTACTGCACCTGGCAGAGAACACCGGGGGGGGGATCATCATGACCAATGATAACCTGAGAGAGTTTGTGACTGAGTCGGCGTCCTGGAGAGAAATCGTTGCCAGGAGACTGCTTCAGTACACGTTCATGGGAGACATATTTATGATTCCCGATGACCCTCTGGGAAGACAAGGACCTCAGCTGGATAAATTTCTTCAAAAGGACCTCTTTCCTCCAGAGAA GagccctagccccagccccagccccagccccggccccagccccagccccagctccagccccagccccagccccagccactgGCCACCACCCCAGAACCACGGAGCCTCTCCAAGCCCTGGGCTTCCTCAGCAACAGCTCTTCACTGCCCCGGTCACACTGTCCAGGATGCAGCAGAAACTGGGCAGGCCCGCACAGAGATCTTGGGCAGAGACCAGCGAGTTGAGGGAGGCGCTGATGAGCATCTTCCCGGACTCTGAGCAGAAACAGAAGATTGACCAGATTCTGCTAGCTCATCCATCCACGATGGACCtgaatgccctctctggcctcgtGTTGGATGCAAAGCTGGGCTGA